A single genomic interval of Octopus bimaculoides isolate UCB-OBI-ISO-001 chromosome 10, ASM119413v2, whole genome shotgun sequence harbors:
- the LOC106874115 gene encoding uncharacterized protein LOC106874115 isoform X4, giving the protein MFPNKMPDFRVIAVVSFLFLLCTWHQFIVDKQCTVTTSNQLKQSSMDHFEELPTDEVNENLSMNKQELVHLNNYRTKYIIYYCVGEKTCGGWGDRQLGIVSVYLMALAMGRRFGIMISKPCEISAFLRPNKVNWEVDANELHSLESRYLYLIGNKEYIPLLQWADLETLYPEDVLYVTTNYDYSTALKMNVRYKEQLLWTLQMSSESVFAKVMNLLFRFNNVLQMHLQKFFTVNIPRPYIQLVCAQIRIGRNPSMPGDEPRNTMSDLQIVWNFLSRYNNTSKYKIFVTTDSEEVRAIASEKFVSQFVYNSGEIIHVDKPYYGKKNVCDNVMKVIMDQYILTKCDTLLVSRSYFGENAAIMRKNKKNTFIFKTGEIFAWH; this is encoded by the exons atgtttccaaataag atgCCAGACTTCCGTGTCATTGCTGTGGTCAGCTTCCTCTTTCTACTGTGTACATGGCACCAATTCATTGTTGATAAGCAATGTACAGTGACAACGTCAAATCAGCTCAAACAAAGTTCCATGGACCATTTTGAGGAACTTCCCACTGATGAAGTTAATGAAAATTTAAGCATGAATAAACAGGAATTGGTACATCTAAATAATTACCgaacaaaatacattatttattattgtgtTGGCGAGAAAACCTGTGGGGGATGGGGAGATCGGCAGCTAGGCATAGTGTCTGTATATTTAATGGCGCTTGCCATGGGTCGTCGTTTTGGCATCATGATTTCAAAACCTTGTGAGATTTCTGCCTTTCTTCGACCAAACAAAGTGAACTGGGAGGTGGATGCAAATGAGCTGCATAGCTTAGAAAGTCGTTACCTCTATTTGATTGGCAACAAAGAATACATTCCCCTTCTACAATGGGCAGACTTAGAAACACTTTACCCTGAAGATGTCCTCTATGTGACGACAAACTATGACTATTCTACTGCCTTGAAAATGAATGTTCGTTACAAAGAACAGCTACTTTGGACATTGCAAATGTCGAGTGAAAGTGTTTTTGCTAAAGTGATGAATTTATTGTTTCGCTTCAACAATGTCCTTCAAATGCATCTACAAAAATTCTTTACAGTTAACATCCCCAGACCATATATACAGCTAGTGTGTGCTCAGATTCGAATTGGACGTAACCCTAGCATGCCAGGTGATGAGCCAAGGAATACAATGTCAGACTTACAGATTGTCTGGAACTTCTTGAGTAGATACAACAACACCAGCAAGTACAAAATATTTGTGACAACAGACTCAGAGGAGGTGCGGGCAATAGCTTCAGAAAAATTTGTTTCCCAATTTGTGTACAATTCTGGTGAAATAATCCATGTGGATAAGCCATATTATGGGAAGAAAAATGTGTGTGATAATGTAATGAAGGTCATTATGGACCAATATATTCTAACTAAATGTGATACGTTGTTAGTAAGCCGAAGTTATTTTGGCGAAAATGCTGCaattatgagaaaaaataaaaaaaacacattcattTTCAAAACTGGAGAGATATTTGCATGGCACTAA
- the LOC106874115 gene encoding uncharacterized protein LOC106874115 isoform X2, with translation MWNPKSHENLAGSSSLCGKMPDFRVIAVVSFLFLLCTWHQFIVDKQCTVTTSNQLKQSSMDHFEELPTDEVNENLSMNKQELVHLNNYRTKYIIYYCVGEKTCGGWGDRQLGIVSVYLMALAMGRRFGIMISKPCEISAFLRPNKVNWEVDANELHSLESRYLYLIGNKEYIPLLQWADLETLYPEDVLYVTTNYDYSTALKMNVRYKEQLLWTLQMSSESVFAKVMNLLFRFNNVLQMHLQKFFTVNIPRPYIQLVCAQIRIGRNPSMPGDEPRNTMSDLQIVWNFLSRYNNTSKYKIFVTTDSEEVRAIASEKFVSQFVYNSGEIIHVDKPYYGKKNVCDNVMKVIMDQYILTKCDTLLVSRSYFGENAAIMRKNKKNTFIFKTGEIFAWH, from the coding sequence atgCCAGACTTCCGTGTCATTGCTGTGGTCAGCTTCCTCTTTCTACTGTGTACATGGCACCAATTCATTGTTGATAAGCAATGTACAGTGACAACGTCAAATCAGCTCAAACAAAGTTCCATGGACCATTTTGAGGAACTTCCCACTGATGAAGTTAATGAAAATTTAAGCATGAATAAACAGGAATTGGTACATCTAAATAATTACCgaacaaaatacattatttattattgtgtTGGCGAGAAAACCTGTGGGGGATGGGGAGATCGGCAGCTAGGCATAGTGTCTGTATATTTAATGGCGCTTGCCATGGGTCGTCGTTTTGGCATCATGATTTCAAAACCTTGTGAGATTTCTGCCTTTCTTCGACCAAACAAAGTGAACTGGGAGGTGGATGCAAATGAGCTGCATAGCTTAGAAAGTCGTTACCTCTATTTGATTGGCAACAAAGAATACATTCCCCTTCTACAATGGGCAGACTTAGAAACACTTTACCCTGAAGATGTCCTCTATGTGACGACAAACTATGACTATTCTACTGCCTTGAAAATGAATGTTCGTTACAAAGAACAGCTACTTTGGACATTGCAAATGTCGAGTGAAAGTGTTTTTGCTAAAGTGATGAATTTATTGTTTCGCTTCAACAATGTCCTTCAAATGCATCTACAAAAATTCTTTACAGTTAACATCCCCAGACCATATATACAGCTAGTGTGTGCTCAGATTCGAATTGGACGTAACCCTAGCATGCCAGGTGATGAGCCAAGGAATACAATGTCAGACTTACAGATTGTCTGGAACTTCTTGAGTAGATACAACAACACCAGCAAGTACAAAATATTTGTGACAACAGACTCAGAGGAGGTGCGGGCAATAGCTTCAGAAAAATTTGTTTCCCAATTTGTGTACAATTCTGGTGAAATAATCCATGTGGATAAGCCATATTATGGGAAGAAAAATGTGTGTGATAATGTAATGAAGGTCATTATGGACCAATATATTCTAACTAAATGTGATACGTTGTTAGTAAGCCGAAGTTATTTTGGCGAAAATGCTGCaattatgagaaaaaataaaaaaaacacattcattTTCAAAACTGGAGAGATATTTGCATGGCACTAA
- the LOC106874115 gene encoding uncharacterized protein LOC106874115 isoform X5 yields the protein MPDFRVIAVVSFLFLLCTWHQFIVDKQCTVTTSNQLKQSSMDHFEELPTDEVNENLSMNKQELVHLNNYRTKYIIYYCVGEKTCGGWGDRQLGIVSVYLMALAMGRRFGIMISKPCEISAFLRPNKVNWEVDANELHSLESRYLYLIGNKEYIPLLQWADLETLYPEDVLYVTTNYDYSTALKMNVRYKEQLLWTLQMSSESVFAKVMNLLFRFNNVLQMHLQKFFTVNIPRPYIQLVCAQIRIGRNPSMPGDEPRNTMSDLQIVWNFLSRYNNTSKYKIFVTTDSEEVRAIASEKFVSQFVYNSGEIIHVDKPYYGKKNVCDNVMKVIMDQYILTKCDTLLVSRSYFGENAAIMRKNKKNTFIFKTGEIFAWH from the coding sequence atgCCAGACTTCCGTGTCATTGCTGTGGTCAGCTTCCTCTTTCTACTGTGTACATGGCACCAATTCATTGTTGATAAGCAATGTACAGTGACAACGTCAAATCAGCTCAAACAAAGTTCCATGGACCATTTTGAGGAACTTCCCACTGATGAAGTTAATGAAAATTTAAGCATGAATAAACAGGAATTGGTACATCTAAATAATTACCgaacaaaatacattatttattattgtgtTGGCGAGAAAACCTGTGGGGGATGGGGAGATCGGCAGCTAGGCATAGTGTCTGTATATTTAATGGCGCTTGCCATGGGTCGTCGTTTTGGCATCATGATTTCAAAACCTTGTGAGATTTCTGCCTTTCTTCGACCAAACAAAGTGAACTGGGAGGTGGATGCAAATGAGCTGCATAGCTTAGAAAGTCGTTACCTCTATTTGATTGGCAACAAAGAATACATTCCCCTTCTACAATGGGCAGACTTAGAAACACTTTACCCTGAAGATGTCCTCTATGTGACGACAAACTATGACTATTCTACTGCCTTGAAAATGAATGTTCGTTACAAAGAACAGCTACTTTGGACATTGCAAATGTCGAGTGAAAGTGTTTTTGCTAAAGTGATGAATTTATTGTTTCGCTTCAACAATGTCCTTCAAATGCATCTACAAAAATTCTTTACAGTTAACATCCCCAGACCATATATACAGCTAGTGTGTGCTCAGATTCGAATTGGACGTAACCCTAGCATGCCAGGTGATGAGCCAAGGAATACAATGTCAGACTTACAGATTGTCTGGAACTTCTTGAGTAGATACAACAACACCAGCAAGTACAAAATATTTGTGACAACAGACTCAGAGGAGGTGCGGGCAATAGCTTCAGAAAAATTTGTTTCCCAATTTGTGTACAATTCTGGTGAAATAATCCATGTGGATAAGCCATATTATGGGAAGAAAAATGTGTGTGATAATGTAATGAAGGTCATTATGGACCAATATATTCTAACTAAATGTGATACGTTGTTAGTAAGCCGAAGTTATTTTGGCGAAAATGCTGCaattatgagaaaaaataaaaaaaacacattcattTTCAAAACTGGAGAGATATTTGCATGGCACTAA
- the LOC106874115 gene encoding uncharacterized protein LOC106874115 isoform X3 → MLRWIKTTLFRWMPDFRVIAVVSFLFLLCTWHQFIVDKQCTVTTSNQLKQSSMDHFEELPTDEVNENLSMNKQELVHLNNYRTKYIIYYCVGEKTCGGWGDRQLGIVSVYLMALAMGRRFGIMISKPCEISAFLRPNKVNWEVDANELHSLESRYLYLIGNKEYIPLLQWADLETLYPEDVLYVTTNYDYSTALKMNVRYKEQLLWTLQMSSESVFAKVMNLLFRFNNVLQMHLQKFFTVNIPRPYIQLVCAQIRIGRNPSMPGDEPRNTMSDLQIVWNFLSRYNNTSKYKIFVTTDSEEVRAIASEKFVSQFVYNSGEIIHVDKPYYGKKNVCDNVMKVIMDQYILTKCDTLLVSRSYFGENAAIMRKNKKNTFIFKTGEIFAWH, encoded by the coding sequence atgCCAGACTTCCGTGTCATTGCTGTGGTCAGCTTCCTCTTTCTACTGTGTACATGGCACCAATTCATTGTTGATAAGCAATGTACAGTGACAACGTCAAATCAGCTCAAACAAAGTTCCATGGACCATTTTGAGGAACTTCCCACTGATGAAGTTAATGAAAATTTAAGCATGAATAAACAGGAATTGGTACATCTAAATAATTACCgaacaaaatacattatttattattgtgtTGGCGAGAAAACCTGTGGGGGATGGGGAGATCGGCAGCTAGGCATAGTGTCTGTATATTTAATGGCGCTTGCCATGGGTCGTCGTTTTGGCATCATGATTTCAAAACCTTGTGAGATTTCTGCCTTTCTTCGACCAAACAAAGTGAACTGGGAGGTGGATGCAAATGAGCTGCATAGCTTAGAAAGTCGTTACCTCTATTTGATTGGCAACAAAGAATACATTCCCCTTCTACAATGGGCAGACTTAGAAACACTTTACCCTGAAGATGTCCTCTATGTGACGACAAACTATGACTATTCTACTGCCTTGAAAATGAATGTTCGTTACAAAGAACAGCTACTTTGGACATTGCAAATGTCGAGTGAAAGTGTTTTTGCTAAAGTGATGAATTTATTGTTTCGCTTCAACAATGTCCTTCAAATGCATCTACAAAAATTCTTTACAGTTAACATCCCCAGACCATATATACAGCTAGTGTGTGCTCAGATTCGAATTGGACGTAACCCTAGCATGCCAGGTGATGAGCCAAGGAATACAATGTCAGACTTACAGATTGTCTGGAACTTCTTGAGTAGATACAACAACACCAGCAAGTACAAAATATTTGTGACAACAGACTCAGAGGAGGTGCGGGCAATAGCTTCAGAAAAATTTGTTTCCCAATTTGTGTACAATTCTGGTGAAATAATCCATGTGGATAAGCCATATTATGGGAAGAAAAATGTGTGTGATAATGTAATGAAGGTCATTATGGACCAATATATTCTAACTAAATGTGATACGTTGTTAGTAAGCCGAAGTTATTTTGGCGAAAATGCTGCaattatgagaaaaaataaaaaaaacacattcattTTCAAAACTGGAGAGATATTTGCATGGCACTAA
- the LOC106874115 gene encoding uncharacterized protein LOC106874115 isoform X1, with protein sequence MLRWIKTTLFRWLAGSSSLCGKMPDFRVIAVVSFLFLLCTWHQFIVDKQCTVTTSNQLKQSSMDHFEELPTDEVNENLSMNKQELVHLNNYRTKYIIYYCVGEKTCGGWGDRQLGIVSVYLMALAMGRRFGIMISKPCEISAFLRPNKVNWEVDANELHSLESRYLYLIGNKEYIPLLQWADLETLYPEDVLYVTTNYDYSTALKMNVRYKEQLLWTLQMSSESVFAKVMNLLFRFNNVLQMHLQKFFTVNIPRPYIQLVCAQIRIGRNPSMPGDEPRNTMSDLQIVWNFLSRYNNTSKYKIFVTTDSEEVRAIASEKFVSQFVYNSGEIIHVDKPYYGKKNVCDNVMKVIMDQYILTKCDTLLVSRSYFGENAAIMRKNKKNTFIFKTGEIFAWH encoded by the coding sequence atgCCAGACTTCCGTGTCATTGCTGTGGTCAGCTTCCTCTTTCTACTGTGTACATGGCACCAATTCATTGTTGATAAGCAATGTACAGTGACAACGTCAAATCAGCTCAAACAAAGTTCCATGGACCATTTTGAGGAACTTCCCACTGATGAAGTTAATGAAAATTTAAGCATGAATAAACAGGAATTGGTACATCTAAATAATTACCgaacaaaatacattatttattattgtgtTGGCGAGAAAACCTGTGGGGGATGGGGAGATCGGCAGCTAGGCATAGTGTCTGTATATTTAATGGCGCTTGCCATGGGTCGTCGTTTTGGCATCATGATTTCAAAACCTTGTGAGATTTCTGCCTTTCTTCGACCAAACAAAGTGAACTGGGAGGTGGATGCAAATGAGCTGCATAGCTTAGAAAGTCGTTACCTCTATTTGATTGGCAACAAAGAATACATTCCCCTTCTACAATGGGCAGACTTAGAAACACTTTACCCTGAAGATGTCCTCTATGTGACGACAAACTATGACTATTCTACTGCCTTGAAAATGAATGTTCGTTACAAAGAACAGCTACTTTGGACATTGCAAATGTCGAGTGAAAGTGTTTTTGCTAAAGTGATGAATTTATTGTTTCGCTTCAACAATGTCCTTCAAATGCATCTACAAAAATTCTTTACAGTTAACATCCCCAGACCATATATACAGCTAGTGTGTGCTCAGATTCGAATTGGACGTAACCCTAGCATGCCAGGTGATGAGCCAAGGAATACAATGTCAGACTTACAGATTGTCTGGAACTTCTTGAGTAGATACAACAACACCAGCAAGTACAAAATATTTGTGACAACAGACTCAGAGGAGGTGCGGGCAATAGCTTCAGAAAAATTTGTTTCCCAATTTGTGTACAATTCTGGTGAAATAATCCATGTGGATAAGCCATATTATGGGAAGAAAAATGTGTGTGATAATGTAATGAAGGTCATTATGGACCAATATATTCTAACTAAATGTGATACGTTGTTAGTAAGCCGAAGTTATTTTGGCGAAAATGCTGCaattatgagaaaaaataaaaaaaacacattcattTTCAAAACTGGAGAGATATTTGCATGGCACTAA